In Cicer arietinum cultivar CDC Frontier isolate Library 1 chromosome 7, Cicar.CDCFrontier_v2.0, whole genome shotgun sequence, a single window of DNA contains:
- the LOC101493999 gene encoding uncharacterized protein → MPTKQVSYRNDKEVLVKVYVEKGREKRLSSIQQHHHHYHIYHHKVTQEVVDGSTSSSSNKGYDRRSSLLMYSRHLRNSARGGASSMPLLPKYSTNNNLQSSTKMNSFEKKQKHGGTPVCFGNWKLVIPSILRSWSNDQKKEKKKKQVNSGNGFKKLQVVRGKGFIQKIFSTTCKCA, encoded by the exons ATGCCTACCAAACAG GTAAGTTACCGAAATGATAAGGAAGTGTTAGTGAAGGTATATGTTGAGAAGGGTAGGGAGAAGAGGTTGTCATCAATTCAACAACATCACCATCATTATCATATCTATCATCACAAGGTTACACAAGAAGTAGTTGATGGGTCAACTAGTAGTAGTAGCAATAAAGGATATGATAGAAGATCAAGCTTGCTTATGTACTCTCGTCACCTACGAAATTCTGCAAGAGGAGGAGCATCGTCCATGCCCTTACTCCCCAAGTATTCTACAAACAACAATCTACAATCCTCAACAAAG ATGAATTCTTTCGAGAAGAAGCAAAAGCATGGAGGAACACCAGTTTGCTTTGGCAATTGGAAGCTTGTAATTCCAAGCATCTTAAGGTCATGGTCAAATGAtcaaaaaaaggagaaaaagaagaagcaaGTGAATTCAGGAAATGGATTTAAAAAATTGCAG GTAGTTAGAGGAAAAGGTTTCATTCAGAAAATATTTTCAACAACATGCAAGTGTGCTTGA